One part of the Pecten maximus chromosome 1, xPecMax1.1, whole genome shotgun sequence genome encodes these proteins:
- the LOC117339638 gene encoding tubulin alpha-1A chain, which yields MRECISVHVGQAGVQMGNACWELYCLEHGIQPDGQMPSDKTIGGGDDSFNTFFSETGAGKHVPRAVFVDLEPTVVDEVRTGTYRQLFHPEQLITGKEDAANNYARGHYTIGKEIVDLVLDRIRKLADQCTGLQGFLIFHSFGGGTGSGFTSLLMERLSVDYGKKSKLEFAIYPAPQVSTAVVEPYNSILTTHTTLEHSDCAFMVDNEAIYDICRRNLDIERPTYTNLNRLIGQIVSSITASLRFDGALNVDLTEFQTNLVPYPRIHFPLATYAPVISAEKAYHEQLSVAEITNACFEPANQMVKCDPRHGKYMACCMLYRGDVVPKDVNAAIATIKTKRTIQFVDWCPTGFKVGINYQPPTVVPGGDLAKVQRAVCMLSNTTAIAEAWARLDHKFDLMYAKRAFVHWYVGEGMEEGEFSEAREDLAALEKDYEEVGVDSVEGEGEEEGEEY from the exons ATG AGGGAATGTATCAGTGTCCACGTCGGCCAGGCCGGAGTCCAGATGGGCAATGCCTGCTGGGAATTGTACTGTCTGGAACACGGTATCCAGCCTGATGGCCAGATGCCCTCAGACAAGACCATCGGAGGTGGAGACGACTCCTTCAACACCTTCTTCAGTGAGACTGGAGCCGGCAAACACGTGCCCAGGGCTGTGTTTGTAGATCTGGAACCTACTGTTGTTG ATGAGGTTCgtactggtacatacagacAGCTTTTCCACCCCGAGCAGCTTATCACCGGCAAAGAGGATGCTGCCAACAACTACGCAAGAGGCCATTACACCATCGGAAAGGAAATCGTCGACTTGGTACTTGACCGCATCAGGAAGCTCGCTGACCAGTGTACTGGACTCCAGGGATTCCTCATCTTCCACAGTTTCGGCGGTGGTACCGGATCCGGATTCACCTCCCTCCTCATGGAACGTCTCAGTGTTGATTACGGAAAGAAATCCAAGCTGGAATTTGCCATCTACCCAGCTCCCCAGGTCTCCACTGCCGTCGTTGAGCCCTACAACTCCATTCTGACCACCCACACCACCCTGGAACACTCCGACTGCGCTTTCATGGTTGACAACGAGGCTATCTACGATATCTGCCGTCGTAACTTGGACATCGAGagaccaacatacaccaacttGAACCGTCTGATTGGCCAGATTGTCAGCTCCATTACTGCATCCCTCCGATTTGATGGTGCCCTGAACGTCGACTTGACGGAGTTCCAGACCAACTTGGTGCCCTACCCACGTATCCACTTCCCTCTGGCCACATACGCCCCAGTCATCTCCGCCGAGAAGGCCTACCATGAGCAGCTCTCTGTTGCCGAGATCACCAACGCCTGTTTCGAGCCCGCCAACCAGATGGTGAAATGTGACCCCCGTCACGGTAAATACATGGCCTGCTGTATGTTGTACAGAGGTGATGTTGTGCCCAAGGATGTCAACGCTGCCATCGCCACCATCAAGACCAAGAGGACCATCCAGTTCGTTGACTGGTGTCCAACTGGTTTCAAGGTCGGAATCAACTACCAGCCCCCCACCGTTGTGCCAGGAGGTGATCTGGCTAAGGTCCAGCGTGCCGTGTGCATGTTGAGCAACACCACTGCCATCGCCGAGGCCTGGGCTCGTCTTGACCACAAGTTCGATCTTATGTACGCCAAGCGTGCTTTCGTCCACTGGTACGTCGGAGAGGGTATGGAAGAGGGAGAGTTCTCTGAGGCTCGTGAGGATTTGGCCGCTTTGGAGAAGGATTACGAAGAGGTTGGAGTCGACTCCGTTGAGGGTGAGGGAGAAGAGGAGGGCGAGGAATATTAA